The window AAACAACGGAAGGGATGCACATTCTGAACATGGTTGGCTACAGGAAACCAACAGAAATTTCATTTCACATGTCATTAACAACAAAATCCTTGTACGGGATACATTACTACTGAATTACAAGTTGTTCAATACATGATAACAGTTTACAGAAGCATATAATCTTAGCAGCATAAATGGCCCGAATTTGGATGGAACCAAGGCACCGCACACAGCAAGATGACTATCACGGGTCTACAAGAGAAAATTGTTTAGGAAATTGGGTAGTTGGCTGAGACGAATTTTGACCATTGAGTAACACCTGGCCACCTTTTTGTCCCTGTATCGACAACAGCATACAATTAGCAAAACCGCAGAGGATGCATGGAATGGAATCGAATGGAAGAAAACATAACAACTTGAAAAATTAACTAACCACTACGTCCAGTACAATTTTACATCATTCAATAAACCATTACTCTCCTGTCTGCATTAGGCAAAGATGAAGTCTACcttgaaatttgatttgaaagTGAAAAAAGCATGGGTTCTTCAATAGAGTAAAAGAAATGACATATGTAGAAAAACAAATACTATATCTTTTAATTTCAGGTACAGTAACAAAGGAAAATTCAATAGACCATAAACACATTATCGAACCAAAAAATTAAACACACATAGCCCTAAACGTAACCTTGAGAAAATTAGTGATTCAGTGATAGGTACAAAAGATGCAATATAAAGTGAAAATGCCAAACCCCTAAATGAATGAAAGAACCAACGCAAATAATGCAATAATAGATTGTAGATTTTGTTGTGAAAGTATCACACAGATTCCCATGTCAAACTGAAACATCCCTCACCTATGAGTTCTGATGTCACTATCTATTTTCCATCATTTGGAAAACGATAGAAATACGGCATCTGCAACATGTAACATGATGTTATCACACACAATAACTCAGGTTCAGTACTAACCAACATATCGAAAGTAAAAATGAAGCATAGAAACTATCATGGCCCAAAAAATTTAAGTTCAGTACTTGAACTTCAGTTCTTCCCACTAGTACAAGTCGAGTCTCAATTTTTAGGTGTTTGACTACCAATAACATGCATTGCGAAgtacatttaaaaaaatagagattTCTACTCTGAACACGAGAATACAGGGTCAAAACAAACAATTTGAAATAATAAGTGATGTATTTCATGAAACTTGATATCATAGACTTAATTGGCGAAGTATATTTAACACCAAAGCTTCAGTTTAAGTGTACTAAGTTGCGTAATATGTAATGATTGAAGGTTTAACTTAGAAAATAACCTTTTGATCGCTTGCGTTTATGCCCCCATATAGGGGCTTTCTCATTTGTTTTTGCAAGTGGTGTATCTCCGTTAGGACAGCGAGTCCTCCGATGCCCGAGCTTCCCACATGTACTGCACTTTCTTTTGGTCTTCGCAGCAGAACGCCCAGCTTGACTGCACCGGCCTGTGCCTTTTGTTTTAACATGAATTGGGTCTTTGACTCTATTATCTATTGTCGGTGTGAAAATATTGTTTGCTGGTCGAAGGCCATACTTGATTTCAAGGAAAACAGCATCGGATAAAACCTTCTTTGAGTAAAGCTTGAAGTCCTCATCACTCATGCAAGCCACCTTGCCTAACTGCTTGCATAGCTGCGAAAACGCACCCAACCTTGTTCTATAGGTCACGTTTTGGTCAGTAGTGTGGTGGTTAATGTTTTCATTTTCGATCTCCATTTTAGCTGTCTTTGACCACCTGCACAGAACTAGGCTTTCAGGAATTTCTCCTAAGTCTAGCCTGACACACACGGCCACGATGTGCACACATGGAATACCGAACGACTCCATTCACATGCACGTGTAACTAAATATGTTAGAAGTAGGCTCCCTATAAACCTGCCAAGTCATCTCAGGCCTCCGATACTTTTGGATAGTATACACATGCGGGTGCACTGTGTCATTGATTTCGCATATTCTAACACATACGCACCGTTTCAAGCTTTCCCTAAATCTAGCAAACATTTCGCGAGTGAACTTTGTCCACGCCGACTTTTCCAACTTAACAAACTCGGTCTGTAATACAGATGTACCATACCAAGAGCAAAATTCAAGCTCGTCCTCATTGTCGCGAAGAAAATCGACACACCTCTGAAAATTTGTAACAAATTCCAATACACCATACCGGCTCTCAACAAACCGACCGAGTTTGGTGTGTAGTGACCGCACCTGGAAGTAGTCCGCACCCCGGCAAAAAATCTACCTTGGATGTAAGCTGTTACCCATGCGTACTTTTTACTGTACAAGTCCTTCACCCAGTCAACGTTGCTAACATCACACTCGTTGATCATGTTCTCCCAATGCGCTTCAAACTCATCGGTTTCCATATCAACCAACATGCAGTGTTTAAAGAGTTGTGTGAAACTTGGGTCGCATATGTTAGACGTTGCGTTTCTCAGAAGATGCCAAGCGCATAACCTATGATGCGCATCAGGAAAAACGAACTGAATCGCTATCTGCATGGCTGGGTCCCCATCGGTGATAACAAACTGTAGTGCCTTTCCTTGCATGCATTCCAAAAACTGCTCAAGAACCCAAATGTAAGACTCATGTGACTCGCAGAAAACCATCGTTGTACCAAAAACGTATGTCTAGTTGTGGTGGTTTACTCCAGAGAAGACAACAACAGGTAGGTTATGCTTGTTACGGCCGTACGTTGCATCGAATGCTAGGACGTTGCCGAACAACAAATAATCTTCCTGAAAACAACTGTCGCTCTAAAACAAGTTGCATAGGTGTTGCCCTGCCCCAACCTTGTACCTCCAAAACAGTTTCCCATCCATACGTGCCAAACCTTCCAGGTACCTTATAGCTGCATTTACGTCTCCACCTTGGAGCCTTCTCTGCTTTCGCACCTCGTTATACATATCTTGCTTCGTAAATGTAACCAGGTTAAAACCCCCTAGTTGTGCTGCAAATGACTTATAAATCTTCGGAATGATAATCCCAATCTCCTTCATGCTTGTTAGCTGAGCAACTTCTACCTCAGATATCTTCTTGTGTGACCGTAGATAATCCACAAGCTTCCCAAACGCCAGTTCGCGATTATGCTCTTCAACAAAACGCGACATATACCACTTCCCGCTACCGTCTTTCCTCTTAATCCTCATCTCGGCAAGACATCCGCATCGAGTAACTACCTTATGTTCTCTTATGCGATCAACCTTTTCCAAccatttttttctctcaaaattcttGCCGGTATCAAACAAATGTGTACCTCACAATTTCACCGGCAGTGTTTCTAATCGTCTTACCTCGTCGTGATGCAAAGCCCTTTAGTCGGCTGTAGTTGTTATAGAAATCGCTTGCCTCTTCAGGTGTAGAAAACTCCATTTCAAGGACATATTCGGCTTGcaacccatccaaacccaaaaaATTGGGCAACAAAGAAGCCCCCTACCTTCCCAATCAGATAAGTCGGCATCTGCCTCGACTACGGTATCAAACATTGTCTCCTGAACGAATAAAACAAAAAACTTTCATTATCAGCTGGCCTGATCTAGAATACATTCTTATCCTGCAATTGTAGCTCATTCATTTCCCAACATTTACCCTAATTAAAACAACCAAAATAAATAACATATCAGGGCatattaaaagtaaataacatgaaaatcTTGAaggttaaattattttttaaattatataatcgAATTTCATGTATTAATAGTGTTAATAATATGGTGATTAATTCAACGATATCAACTTCAACTATATACTTCCACTGACTACGTTTATGTTCATTATTAATTTGATTAAGTTTACATTTTTATGTTACAACTTATCATACACGTTACACTTTAACTTTAATGTATGGccaatgaaaaatattttctccaaTTCTCTAATAACGTCTATTCTTTTGGATGCTCGTTTTAATAAATGCAAGTAAAATATATTTCTGTGattcaaaaacttaaaaaatagataaactaaATATTCTCATACAAAAATGAATATATATCTCGTAATGTCGGGAAAAACATAAATACTCAACGGAATTgcaaatgtttttaaaaatatactatcttcaattttgttaaaattttccAGCTTGTTAAAATTTCATCCCGCCCTACTTAACATAAAAACACCAATAGTTCTTTTCTTTTACATATCAAATCCGGGCCATTATCCTCAGCAcaacaaataaaagtaataacAACGGAATCCTAATACCTACTACCAACTCCATTATCAGTCCACCCAAACTCATTTAACAAATTGCAAACACGACATGCTTAACAATCTCTAATAACTACAACAACAAATGTAAAAGCACATACCCCTCTACTTTAAATCAACTCGCACCCTATACATAAGAATCGCAAGGTATACGCATCATACTTGTTGATTCGGAACACAAACATTGCCATCCATCCAGTCATCCTCAAGAAGCTCATTCTACATACACGGCTCCTCACCAAACTTGCTAGTTGCTGCCATTATTCATTGCGAGACGCAAAAGTAATTACACAGAACCATGAATTACGGACATAACAAATTTGACGTACACAGTCACAACACTCACATTCACCGTCTCAAAACCTTATCCCCTGAAGCATTATATACATGTATATCTTTTGTTGACACATgccatatttaaatttataaagctTAAAATTATA is drawn from Arachis hypogaea cultivar Tifrunner chromosome 12, arahy.Tifrunner.gnm2.J5K5, whole genome shotgun sequence and contains these coding sequences:
- the LOC140176640 gene encoding protein FAR1-RELATED SEQUENCE 5-like, which produces MVFCESHESYIWVLEQFLECMQGKALQFVITDGDPAMQIAIQFVFPDAHHRLCAWHLLRNATSNICDPSFTQLFKHCMLVDMETDEFEAHWENMINECDVSNVDWVKDLYSKKYAWRCVDFLRDNEDELEFCSWYGTSVLQTEFVKLEKSAWTKFTREMFARFRESLKRCVCVRICEINDTVHPHVYTIQKYRRPEMTWQVYREPTSNIFSYTCM